In Leptospira wolffii serovar Khorat str. Khorat-H2, a genomic segment contains:
- a CDS encoding MarR family winged helix-turn-helix transcriptional regulator: protein MKQDRLLVLITGLRDQILDEVKKDYLRFGLTNITPAMGAVLCALKNDRPQSMKEIAKQIFRDQSSVTPLVQKLVDLNLAIQERSSLDARESQVRLTTSGKNTRLKIIRAGRKMNARLYRGMSAADRKYLISLLAQLKK from the coding sequence ATGAAACAAGATAGGCTGCTAGTCCTGATCACGGGATTACGAGATCAAATTCTCGACGAAGTGAAGAAAGATTATTTGCGCTTCGGGCTGACGAATATAACTCCTGCGATGGGCGCAGTTCTTTGTGCCCTCAAAAACGATCGCCCGCAATCCATGAAGGAAATTGCGAAACAGATTTTTAGAGACCAGTCTAGCGTTACTCCGTTAGTGCAAAAGTTAGTCGATTTAAATCTAGCGATTCAGGAACGTTCATCCCTTGACGCAAGGGAATCCCAGGTCCGACTAACGACGTCCGGAAAAAATACGCGTTTGAAAATAATTCGGGCAGGCAGAAAAATGAACGCCCGCTTGTATCGAGGCATGTCGGCCGCAGATCGAAAATATCTCATTTCGCTATTAGCCCAGCTAAAAAAATAA
- a CDS encoding methyltransferase family protein: MFGIPHSVMARAGFKEYCRRIVPSQMERSLYVLIASISLIVLSFLWQPIYFEIWSMKTNFGICAVYSIFSIGFILVVVSTFLIDHFGFFGLRQAWNFFTGTESSKGEFVTPSLYRFVRHPMMLGIILVLWSTPFMNVGHLILSAGMTFYIIIGTLFEERDLARTFGEKYLQYKRVVPMFWPTLRGSKGSQKIKLE, from the coding sequence ATGTTCGGTATTCCTCATAGCGTCATGGCTAGGGCCGGTTTTAAGGAGTATTGTCGCCGAATCGTGCCGTCGCAGATGGAAAGGAGTCTTTATGTTCTTATAGCTAGTATTTCTTTGATCGTTCTCTCTTTTCTATGGCAGCCTATTTATTTTGAGATTTGGAGTATGAAAACGAATTTCGGAATATGCGCAGTATATTCAATTTTTTCAATAGGGTTTATTTTGGTCGTCGTCTCCACATTTTTGATAGACCACTTCGGATTTTTCGGATTACGACAGGCCTGGAATTTTTTTACAGGAACCGAATCGAGTAAGGGAGAATTCGTTACGCCTTCGCTGTATAGATTCGTGCGTCATCCGATGATGCTTGGAATAATTTTGGTTCTATGGAGTACGCCGTTTATGAATGTCGGTCATCTCATTCTCTCCGCTGGCATGACATTTTATATCATCATAGGAACATTATTCGAAGAAAGAGATTTGGCGCGTACTTTCGGGGAAAAGTATCTGCAGTATAAACGTGTCGTCCCTATGTTTTGGCCTACTTTACGCGGAAGCAAAGGATCGCAAAAGATTAAACTAGAGTAG
- a CDS encoding SH3 domain-containing protein, whose protein sequence is MPARYLLNALLFLFLGTSLIGQTGEGSYYVLITSGVLNVRETPENGKILFTLNRGAKVRILPDAASGAIDWTKIKSEDGKQGYVSRKYLGQTPPDTLDEYKLIGFVWSSYDPKDLPVFVPLAFFSKNGWQEAKDEYEFDYKFRSGVNATLPSVSLIEGQNGPSFSASASTTYGCQEFPALKVKPSSTLSTKRELLVYSPELAIKSIPLSEIDKASIEYSQFKNLAETIWKARGYPETEWLHSQIDELYLFKTPKKETFLSGRIAYKKGNSERRYLYLLSRRSGSDRVLVSFEKSEKLTEELGMYGGGFHLTGAIYREEDQVPILIFTDIGYDSSIRSLYELRSGTLQLLLRGAGDAC, encoded by the coding sequence ATGCCCGCCAGATATTTGTTAAACGCCCTTCTTTTCCTATTTCTCGGCACTTCGCTTATCGGCCAGACCGGAGAAGGTTCTTATTATGTTCTAATTACCTCGGGCGTTCTCAATGTGAGAGAAACTCCGGAAAACGGCAAAATCCTATTCACTTTGAACAGAGGGGCTAAGGTCCGTATTCTTCCCGACGCGGCGTCCGGAGCTATCGACTGGACTAAAATCAAATCGGAAGACGGAAAGCAAGGTTACGTTTCGAGAAAATATCTTGGACAGACCCCTCCCGATACTCTGGACGAATACAAATTGATCGGATTCGTATGGTCTAGTTACGACCCGAAAGACCTGCCCGTTTTCGTTCCTCTCGCATTCTTCAGCAAGAACGGTTGGCAGGAAGCCAAGGACGAATACGAATTCGATTATAAATTCAGAAGCGGCGTCAACGCGACACTCCCGTCGGTCTCTTTGATCGAAGGCCAAAACGGTCCTTCCTTCTCCGCCTCGGCGAGTACCACTTACGGATGCCAGGAATTTCCCGCTCTGAAAGTGAAACCTTCTTCTACCTTATCCACCAAAAGAGAACTGTTAGTCTACTCTCCGGAACTAGCCATCAAATCGATCCCGTTAAGCGAAATCGATAAGGCAAGTATCGAATACAGCCAATTCAAAAATCTTGCGGAAACGATTTGGAAAGCCAGGGGATACCCGGAAACGGAATGGCTACATTCCCAAATCGACGAACTCTATCTATTCAAAACTCCTAAAAAGGAAACTTTTTTATCCGGTCGAATCGCATATAAAAAAGGTAACTCCGAAAGACGGTATTTATATCTTCTTTCCAGAAGATCCGGTTCGGATCGTGTTCTCGTTTCCTTCGAGAAGTCGGAAAAATTGACGGAGGAATTGGGAATGTACGGCGGCGGCTTCCACTTGACGGGAGCGATTTATAGGGAAGAAGACCAGGTTCCTATCTTGATTTTCACGGATATAGGTTACGATTCCTCTATTAGAAGTCTTTACGAACTCCGAAGCGGAACGCTACAATTATTACTGCGCGGTGCCGGAGACGCTTGTTAA
- a CDS encoding LIC10415 family protein: MDVQLTNLVSSAEKLLRDKRSSVPGRTGVPSEAQNAPDKTEFSSGLTSRYLKVQETLANLQEELSKEQMKLGVLDEGNTPKEDLIHILFGETPLFRELLENPNQDLNQVREQVQVKKDQLTDSIRKFEVESENVLSVGMLKSPENFRKSIEDLSAKDIRMKQLSEKTIERLIQD, from the coding sequence ATGGACGTTCAACTGACAAATCTCGTTTCATCTGCAGAGAAACTTCTCCGCGATAAGAGATCTTCCGTACCGGGACGTACGGGAGTGCCCTCAGAAGCCCAAAATGCCCCCGACAAAACCGAGTTTTCTAGCGGATTGACCTCTAGATACTTGAAGGTTCAGGAGACCCTGGCAAATCTCCAAGAAGAACTTTCCAAGGAACAGATGAAACTCGGAGTCTTGGACGAAGGTAATACCCCGAAAGAGGATCTGATTCATATCCTTTTCGGAGAAACGCCTCTTTTCCGCGAATTGCTGGAAAACCCGAACCAAGACTTGAATCAAGTACGCGAACAGGTCCAAGTTAAAAAGGACCAATTGACGGATTCGATCCGCAAATTCGAAGTCGAATCCGAAAACGTACTTTCCGTCGGAATGCTCAAGAGTCCGGAAAATTTCCGGAAATCCATCGAAGATCTTTCCGCAAAAGATATTCGTATGAAGCAGCTTTCTGAGAAGACCATCGAACGATTGATCCAAGACTAA
- a CDS encoding LptF/LptG family permease: protein MQLKLSQIRPKEILRDLKEDFFPPRILDKYLFSEFIKTFLGTFIAITFLALMMKYNDISNDLKATKAPKFHAWLYILYSIPDIAVNYSVNLSQLFAVSFTLGQFSANKEIVAMMSAGVSFRRIVTPIIVFSFALWIGTFFFTQLLVAPMNAKANEEHKIVKEGSGNHLSGIVYQFHFKGKEGFYYIYYYDPKDEEIKGGFNYIKLRPEQTPDYVLTSQKAKYDPARDIWVLTGVEETKFDENLNVVSVGKFPTKEYYLPEKPEYFKKPKGSVEEMNFFELLEEKENRVKKGLSYGDVDIARHALFANPFFIVVVTLVGCVSGYFTKRMAVVASLGVSIIVALVYLIMNPSFKAIGENGLIPIWLASWITPTIFLSVLFIVYKRMKL, encoded by the coding sequence ATGCAATTGAAACTCTCGCAGATTCGTCCGAAAGAAATTCTCCGGGACTTAAAAGAGGACTTTTTCCCTCCTCGGATCCTGGACAAATACCTATTTTCGGAATTCATTAAGACCTTTTTGGGAACCTTCATCGCCATCACCTTTCTGGCGTTGATGATGAAATACAACGATATCAGCAACGATCTCAAGGCCACGAAGGCTCCGAAATTTCACGCCTGGTTATACATTCTCTATTCCATACCCGACATAGCGGTAAATTATTCGGTCAACCTTTCCCAATTATTCGCGGTATCCTTCACATTAGGACAATTCTCCGCAAACAAGGAAATCGTGGCCATGATGTCGGCGGGAGTTTCGTTTAGAAGAATAGTGACTCCTATCATAGTCTTCAGCTTCGCCCTTTGGATCGGAACTTTTTTCTTCACCCAATTATTGGTAGCGCCGATGAACGCCAAAGCCAACGAAGAACATAAGATCGTAAAGGAAGGAAGTGGAAATCACCTGAGCGGAATCGTATACCAATTCCATTTCAAGGGAAAAGAAGGATTTTATTATATTTATTATTACGATCCGAAAGACGAGGAAATCAAGGGCGGATTCAATTATATCAAACTCCGTCCGGAACAAACTCCGGATTACGTACTCACTTCGCAGAAAGCCAAATACGATCCGGCCAGGGACATCTGGGTTTTAACGGGAGTCGAAGAAACCAAGTTCGACGAGAATTTGAACGTAGTCTCCGTGGGAAAATTCCCTACGAAAGAATACTATCTGCCCGAAAAACCGGAGTATTTCAAGAAGCCGAAGGGCTCGGTGGAAGAAATGAACTTCTTCGAACTTCTGGAAGAAAAGGAAAATCGGGTAAAGAAAGGGCTTTCTTACGGAGACGTGGATATAGCGAGGCACGCTCTATTCGCAAACCCGTTCTTTATAGTAGTGGTAACTCTAGTAGGATGCGTGAGCGGTTATTTCACGAAAAGAATGGCAGTGGTCGCCTCTCTAGGAGTGAGTATCATAGTGGCTTTAGTATATCTTATCATGAATCCCTCCTTTAAAGCGATCGGGGAAAACGGGTTGATACCTATTTGGCTCGCATCTTGGATTACGCCTACGATATTCCTATCCGTATTATTCATAGTTTACAAAAGAATGAAGCTCTAA
- a CDS encoding HEAT repeat domain-containing protein encodes MQNRILVLITTTLLLAASSAYAEKSVEDHIKTLSSGSESEKIESALYLGDKKEKSAVPELINLLNRSNDPKVAVPAEIALGQIAEPGDATIALKNKIISSDNGDIVYTALAALLNIVIKSETVEDATKEAVEYADKNRRSDEFVADFLNVLNKKLGR; translated from the coding sequence ATGCAAAATCGCATTTTGGTGCTTATTACTACGACCCTATTACTCGCGGCTTCTTCCGCTTATGCGGAAAAAAGCGTCGAGGATCATATCAAGACTCTTTCCAGCGGATCCGAGTCCGAAAAAATCGAATCTGCCCTGTATTTAGGAGACAAAAAGGAAAAATCGGCCGTTCCCGAACTTATCAATCTTCTGAACCGTTCCAACGATCCAAAAGTTGCGGTCCCGGCTGAAATCGCTCTGGGTCAAATCGCAGAACCGGGCGACGCTACCATCGCTTTGAAAAATAAAATCATCAGCTCCGATAACGGAGATATCGTTTATACCGCTTTGGCTGCTTTATTAAACATAGTAATCAAAAGCGAGACGGTGGAAGACGCCACGAAAGAAGCGGTCGAATACGCGGATAAAAACCGCAGATCCGACGAGTTCGTTGCGGATTTCCTGAACGTATTGAACAAGAAACTCGGTAGATAA
- a CDS encoding HesA/MoeB/ThiF family protein — MLSPEELSRYSRNILLDEVRRSGQERLKQSTVTIVGAGGLGSPALLYLAAAGVGNIRVVDSDTLDTTNLQRQVLYKHSDIGSGKAFSAAKNATELNPFIRIESIPLRIDRENASDILKNSDLVLEGSDNFETKFCVNDACINERIPLITAGILRFEGMVFGIRPGADACFRCVYESSPAAEDVPTCADAGVIGGMAGIIGSIQATEAIQFLLDPNRSQTGVFGKILQLNAKTMDFRSVVVNRRTDCEICGSVQAKNFPN; from the coding sequence ATGTTGAGTCCGGAAGAGCTCAGTCGTTATTCTCGGAACATTCTGCTCGACGAGGTCAGAAGGTCCGGACAGGAACGGCTCAAACAATCCACTGTAACAATCGTGGGGGCCGGCGGTTTAGGATCGCCGGCTTTATTGTATTTGGCGGCCGCCGGAGTCGGAAATATCCGAGTCGTAGATTCGGATACTTTGGATACCACGAATCTGCAAAGGCAGGTTCTCTATAAACATTCGGATATTGGTTCCGGCAAGGCGTTCTCGGCAGCGAAGAATGCGACGGAATTGAACCCTTTTATCCGAATCGAATCGATCCCTCTCCGAATCGATCGCGAAAACGCCTCGGATATATTAAAGAATTCCGATCTTGTATTGGAAGGTTCCGATAACTTCGAAACCAAATTCTGTGTGAACGACGCCTGCATAAACGAGCGGATTCCTTTGATTACCGCGGGCATACTCAGATTTGAGGGAATGGTATTCGGGATACGTCCGGGAGCGGACGCTTGTTTTAGATGCGTTTACGAATCGAGTCCGGCTGCGGAAGACGTTCCTACTTGTGCCGACGCGGGAGTGATAGGGGGAATGGCTGGCATCATAGGTAGCATCCAGGCTACGGAGGCGATCCAATTTCTTTTGGATCCGAATCGATCTCAGACCGGTGTCTTCGGTAAGATTTTACAATTAAACGCTAAGACTATGGATTTCAGATCCGTTGTCGTGAATAGAAGAACCGATTGTGAGATATGCGGATCTGTCCAAGCGAAGAATTTCCCGAATTGA
- a CDS encoding cell envelope integrity protein TolA, which produces MHSKKIQLLLSILLAMTISISLLANDQIVYMRDGRTLVGEIVSQTATKIVLKLQDGTVKEIQKQEIRRVAFKGAPVKPPENKDTPPTTTAPDITEAQKKEEESKKQQLANEKAEKRKQEIEAAKRNHLEVFLGAGSGNLEYQSPGFYQNTISIGSSSSDSNGKWQYPILSNGKSGNSYAGSIRYSWNRFVGQVGGTSIRSGSNYTQIGQDSSQSTGLYPKIVSGDYQNSLKQAYANLSFSVYPHPKHDIRPVIGIQRFWIKTEDANPFAIIPSGGGNIPFSVAESLKGISYGLQYDVKITEQFEIRSSLEVLSLKGDGSFQQNSYVSGGSSNSDSSSFGIRNRWAAKGAVVDLKFLYKWKHGVNFWIGINSMNLEYKISDGNVNFGAGGTNGTNVQDAIQAKFLINDIIGPMFLKETKATSILFGISYAYDFGSK; this is translated from the coding sequence ATGCATTCGAAAAAGATCCAACTCCTACTCTCCATTCTTCTTGCCATGACGATTTCAATCTCCTTGCTTGCGAACGACCAAATCGTTTACATGAGAGACGGAAGGACCTTGGTAGGAGAGATCGTTTCCCAAACCGCAACTAAGATCGTATTGAAATTGCAGGACGGAACCGTAAAGGAAATCCAAAAGCAAGAGATCCGAAGGGTCGCATTCAAAGGAGCGCCGGTCAAACCGCCGGAAAATAAGGATACACCTCCTACTACAACCGCGCCGGATATTACGGAAGCGCAAAAAAAAGAGGAAGAATCCAAGAAGCAACAATTAGCGAACGAAAAAGCCGAGAAAAGAAAGCAAGAGATAGAAGCCGCAAAACGCAATCACTTGGAAGTGTTTTTAGGAGCGGGATCCGGAAATTTGGAATACCAATCTCCCGGCTTTTATCAAAATACTATTTCGATCGGCAGTTCCTCCAGCGATTCGAACGGCAAATGGCAATATCCAATACTTTCGAACGGCAAATCCGGGAACTCATATGCGGGAAGCATACGCTATTCCTGGAATAGATTCGTGGGCCAAGTAGGCGGGACTTCCATACGGTCCGGTTCCAATTATACTCAAATCGGACAGGACAGTTCCCAAAGTACAGGTCTTTACCCTAAAATCGTTTCCGGAGACTATCAGAATTCCTTAAAGCAAGCGTATGCGAATCTGTCTTTCTCCGTATATCCTCACCCAAAACACGATATTCGACCCGTAATCGGAATACAACGTTTCTGGATCAAAACCGAAGACGCAAATCCGTTTGCGATCATTCCGTCCGGAGGCGGTAATATTCCCTTCTCCGTAGCCGAAAGTCTAAAAGGGATTTCCTATGGACTCCAATACGATGTTAAAATAACCGAACAATTCGAGATCCGATCTTCTCTGGAAGTTTTAAGCTTAAAAGGAGACGGAAGTTTCCAACAGAACAGTTACGTCTCCGGCGGATCCAGTAATTCCGATTCTTCCAGTTTCGGAATCCGAAACAGATGGGCGGCAAAAGGAGCGGTGGTCGATCTGAAATTCTTGTATAAGTGGAAACACGGAGTGAATTTCTGGATAGGAATCAATTCTATGAATTTAGAATACAAGATAAGCGACGGAAATGTGAATTTCGGAGCGGGTGGAACGAATGGAACCAATGTCCAAGACGCAATACAAGCCAAGTTTTTAATAAACGATATAATCGGCCCCATGTTCCTAAAGGAAACCAAGGCCACCTCGATCTTATTCGGTATATCCTACGCCTACGACTTCGGTTCCAAGTAA
- the lpxK gene encoding tetraacyldisaccharide 4'-kinase has protein sequence MHPFVRLILFPILFPLSILYRILFFLDRLRTGKKKLPQAFVISVGNFSVGGTGKTPFILHLAKLLTMNFPDFPIVVLSRGYGSSGSGTRRVSVDSEANEVGDEPLLIKKNLPFTEVFVGRSRYESYFEFRKVLGIPENRKVFVLLDDGFQHHALERDLDIVLIDSTRLDKKDFVLPLGLLRESFGSVNRADIVVASKFEEKFERSLERWLSKYKPKKILRFYFVPEALQPIVASKIVLSPGSLKNKSVFAFCGLGNPEPFWSSLRKLNLAEFACKAFADHREYSKEDILRILELAKGKEYIVCTEKDAVKLVGLVPPSESQRWFYLKLTTKLEEESILLESVHALTG, from the coding sequence ATGCATCCGTTCGTCCGACTGATTCTCTTCCCTATTCTATTTCCTTTAAGTATTCTCTATCGAATCTTATTTTTCTTGGATCGCTTACGAACCGGGAAGAAAAAACTTCCTCAAGCTTTCGTAATCAGTGTGGGAAATTTCAGCGTAGGAGGAACGGGAAAGACCCCTTTCATCCTGCACCTCGCGAAACTTCTGACTATGAATTTTCCCGATTTTCCTATCGTAGTATTGAGCAGAGGCTACGGTTCTTCCGGATCCGGAACGAGAAGAGTCTCCGTCGACTCCGAAGCAAATGAAGTAGGAGACGAGCCTTTACTCATAAAGAAGAATCTGCCTTTCACCGAAGTATTCGTAGGAAGAAGCAGATACGAATCCTATTTCGAATTCAGAAAGGTTCTAGGAATTCCCGAAAACCGAAAAGTCTTCGTCCTTTTGGACGACGGATTCCAACACCATGCATTGGAAAGGGATCTGGATATAGTGCTGATCGATTCTACCCGACTGGATAAAAAGGATTTCGTTCTACCCCTCGGGCTCTTAAGAGAATCCTTTGGATCCGTCAATAGGGCCGATATCGTAGTCGCCTCCAAATTCGAGGAAAAATTCGAAAGATCGCTGGAACGATGGCTTTCCAAATACAAACCGAAGAAAATATTACGATTTTATTTTGTTCCTGAAGCGTTACAGCCCATCGTCGCTTCGAAAATAGTCTTGTCCCCTGGATCTCTGAAAAATAAATCCGTTTTCGCATTTTGCGGATTGGGAAATCCGGAACCTTTTTGGTCTTCCTTACGAAAATTAAACTTAGCAGAATTCGCATGTAAGGCGTTTGCAGATCACCGGGAATACTCGAAGGAAGATATACTCCGAATCTTAGAACTTGCTAAGGGAAAAGAGTATATCGTATGTACGGAGAAGGACGCGGTGAAACTCGTCGGGCTTGTCCCACCATCGGAATCGCAACGTTGGTTTTATCTAAAACTCACGACCAAGTTGGAAGAAGAAAGCATTCTGTTAGAATCCGTTCACGCTTTGACCGGATAG
- a CDS encoding ABC transporter ATP-binding protein yields MNVYRRLLGYSFKYKYRLITGIVLSFLVSVLNGASLTSIIPIFDAIGKGGKADFEISLTKKDKAVLEKKEKQESLEGFEKVELLLAESKLSLNAYLISLPKDKLVLMFCLFIFPIYFAKLLFLAGAVYCINSGGYLAVRDLRLELYSKAQELPLNHFVQEKTGIFMSRIINDVEVLAKLISSDLKDAIVDFFYIITHLLILLFLSWEMFVAVIVVVPLIMGPVTSFADRIRKATRSQQERLSSLNGHLQEVISGIRVIRAFSMEKAEADRFWEINNDLAEKTFKGHFYHQIGPSLVELSSSIVAVIFLGFGAYLMELRQFSLGDFMVFFLTLVFLTRPFKQMGMLSNSIQSAVAAGNRVFELLDSETDIKQPKNPVYPKRLSDELRFESVGYTYPGARTPALSGLDLRVPKGATIALVGASGAGKSTIVDLIPRLIDPTEGRIVWDGTDLRNLDLPSLRKKISIVNQQVFLFNGSIRENICYGTDNVPEDKMREAAELAFANDFILSFEDGFDTIVGERGVMLSGGQRQRLSIARALINNPEILILDEATSALDTESERIVQQALESLYKNRTVIVVAHRLSTVQIADTIFAMEEGKVVESGSHADLIRLDGKYKKLYEMQFAESPV; encoded by the coding sequence ATGAACGTCTATAGACGCCTCTTGGGGTATTCCTTCAAGTACAAATACAGATTAATCACCGGGATAGTATTATCTTTCCTAGTCTCCGTATTGAACGGAGCCTCTCTCACCAGTATCATCCCCATCTTCGACGCTATCGGCAAGGGCGGAAAAGCCGACTTCGAGATTTCACTCACGAAAAAAGACAAAGCTGTCTTGGAGAAAAAGGAGAAACAGGAATCCTTAGAGGGATTCGAAAAAGTCGAACTACTCCTTGCAGAGAGCAAGCTGAGCTTGAACGCCTATTTGATTTCCTTGCCTAAGGACAAACTCGTTCTGATGTTCTGTCTTTTCATCTTTCCCATCTATTTTGCCAAACTTCTGTTCCTGGCAGGCGCGGTATATTGCATTAATTCCGGAGGATATCTTGCCGTTCGCGATCTGAGATTGGAACTTTATTCCAAGGCTCAGGAACTTCCTCTCAATCATTTCGTGCAGGAAAAAACCGGGATCTTCATGAGTCGTATCATCAACGACGTGGAAGTCCTGGCCAAACTAATCAGCTCGGATCTCAAAGACGCGATCGTGGATTTCTTTTATATAATCACGCATTTGCTCATTCTTCTTTTCTTGAGTTGGGAGATGTTCGTCGCGGTGATCGTAGTAGTCCCTCTTATCATGGGTCCCGTGACATCCTTTGCCGATAGAATCAGAAAGGCGACCCGAAGCCAACAAGAGCGTCTATCTTCTCTGAACGGGCATCTGCAAGAAGTGATCTCAGGAATACGAGTGATTCGCGCGTTCTCTATGGAGAAAGCGGAGGCGGATCGGTTCTGGGAAATCAATAACGACTTAGCGGAAAAGACTTTCAAAGGACATTTTTACCACCAGATCGGTCCTTCTTTAGTGGAATTATCCAGCTCCATCGTCGCAGTTATCTTCCTGGGCTTCGGAGCCTATTTGATGGAACTCCGACAATTCTCTCTGGGAGACTTCATGGTATTCTTCCTTACCTTGGTATTTCTAACCAGACCGTTCAAGCAGATGGGGATGCTTTCCAATTCTATCCAAAGTGCCGTAGCCGCAGGAAACCGAGTCTTCGAATTATTGGACAGCGAAACCGATATCAAACAGCCTAAGAATCCGGTGTATCCGAAAAGACTTTCGGACGAACTAAGATTCGAATCGGTGGGTTACACATATCCGGGAGCGAGGACTCCCGCCCTTTCCGGTTTGGACCTGAGAGTTCCTAAAGGTGCAACGATTGCGTTAGTCGGAGCTTCCGGTGCTGGAAAATCCACGATCGTAGATCTGATACCTAGATTGATCGATCCTACGGAAGGGAGAATCGTTTGGGACGGAACGGATCTTAGAAATCTAGACCTCCCTTCTCTCCGCAAAAAAATCTCCATCGTCAACCAACAGGTGTTCCTATTTAACGGAAGTATTCGGGAGAATATATGTTACGGGACCGATAACGTTCCCGAAGATAAAATGAGAGAAGCCGCCGAACTGGCTTTCGCAAACGATTTCATTCTCTCCTTTGAGGACGGTTTCGATACGATTGTGGGAGAAAGAGGCGTAATGCTTTCCGGAGGACAAAGACAAAGATTGTCCATCGCTAGAGCACTTATCAATAATCCAGAAATTCTGATATTGGACGAGGCTACTTCCGCCTTGGATACCGAATCGGAAAGAATCGTCCAGCAAGCCTTGGAATCACTATACAAGAATCGGACGGTAATCGTAGTCGCACACCGTCTTTCGACCGTTCAAATCGCGGATACGATTTTCGCAATGGAAGAGGGGAAAGTGGTCGAATCCGGAAGTCATGCGGATCTGATCCGCTTGGACGGAAAATACAAGAAACTTTACGAGATGCAATTCGCCGAGTCCCCCGTCTAA